A part of Cannabis sativa cultivar Pink pepper isolate KNU-18-1 chromosome 6, ASM2916894v1, whole genome shotgun sequence genomic DNA contains:
- the LOC133039515 gene encoding protein EXPRESSION OF TERPENOIDS 1: MRMMMMREVSLCSRCQDCGNQAKKECVYMRCRTCCKSKGFQCQTHIKSTWVPLYRRKHHHHHHHNLNQYQENIQDHEYYYFNTTKRLRSSHLITSSSTIHNNNNNILNPITTTPIPSSSTPGFGAEKEQNFPAEVKTTATFQVVRVSSRVNVNGIDQNHDQYAYQTAVTIGGHVFKGILYDQGFQQIINNNNNKTVAGAGDRTTTAGEGFDHHHHQQQQQLPIDYFVSVNKSHDDVDDGGGRGLIGTVGSSSTISSSYHQLPLNMFGSTNAFINNPGMQFFPNTK, from the exons atgaggatgatgatgatgagagaAGTGAGTTTATGTTCAAGATGTCAAGATTGTGGAAACCAAGCTAAGAAAGAGTGTGTTTATATGAGATGTAGAACTTGTTGTAAGAGCAAAGGCTTTCAATGCCAAACTCACATTAAGAGCACTTGGGTTCCTTTATACAGAAGaaaacatcatcatcatcatcatcataatcttaatcaatatcaagaaaatattCAAGATCATGAGTATTACTATTTCAACACTACCAAAAGACTCAGATCATCACATCTCATCACTTCTTCTTCTACTAttcataataataacaataatattctAAACCCAATTACAACAACACCAATACCATCTTCCTCTACACcag ggTTTGGAGcagaaaaagaacaaaatttCCCGGCAGAGGTGAAAACAACGGCGACATTTCAAGTTGTACGAGTGAGTTCACGAGTCAACGTCAATGGGATTGACCAAAATCATGATCAGTATGCATATCAGACGGCTGTGACCATAGGAGGCCACGTGTTCAAAGGTATTCTCTATGATCAAGGCTTtcaacaaataattaataataataataataaaactgtTGCCGGCGCCGGTGACCGGACCACCACCGCCGGAGAAGGatttgatcatcatcatcatcagcagcagcagcagttGCCTATAGATTATTTTGTTAGTGTTAATAAATCtcatgatgatgttgatgatgGAGGTGGTCGTGGATTAATTGGGACCGTTGGATCAAGTAGTACAATAAGTTCAAGTTATCATCAATTACCGTTGAATATGTTTGGTTCTACTAATGCTTTCATTAATAATCCCGGTATGCAATTTTTCCCaaacacaaaataa